The following are encoded together in the Tepidiforma bonchosmolovskayae genome:
- a CDS encoding cytochrome c biogenesis CcdA family protein, which produces MARQGSIAHPRLNRTTGYLLLALLAAIPVLLFAAGPLSSGSFSLRGPGGPLLAFSAGVLSFVSPCVLPLVPIFIAQISGASIENGRVVASRRVTFTHAVAFVTGLSAVFIALGAAAGLLGSYVLVDNQQRLGEIAGAMLVLMGVLVIPPRGRAEPLLSALLLLLCTGVFVLLADLGDLQNDRLRLAALGVVLLIVWLRFAGYVQLSVLQRTFEVPIARNHGVGYLRSAFVGGAFALGWTPCVGPILGSILTLAATSGEALRGTYLLTWYAAGLAVPFLMAGLAVSDAQRVIRRIQRFGPIIEIVSGMALIVVGVLLVSGRLTALNDFFTFADFNQGL; this is translated from the coding sequence ATGGCACGACAGGGAAGCATCGCACACCCCCGTCTGAACCGGACGACCGGCTACCTGTTGCTGGCGCTCCTGGCAGCCATTCCAGTGCTCCTCTTTGCGGCCGGTCCGCTCTCGAGCGGCAGTTTCAGCCTGCGCGGCCCCGGAGGCCCGCTCCTGGCATTTTCCGCGGGTGTGCTCTCGTTCGTTTCGCCGTGCGTTCTGCCGCTCGTCCCCATCTTCATCGCCCAGATTTCCGGCGCCAGCATCGAGAACGGCCGGGTGGTGGCCAGCCGGCGGGTCACGTTCACCCACGCGGTGGCGTTCGTTACCGGGCTTTCGGCCGTGTTCATCGCGCTCGGTGCAGCGGCCGGACTCCTCGGCTCGTACGTCCTCGTGGATAACCAGCAGCGGCTCGGGGAAATCGCCGGCGCGATGCTCGTCCTCATGGGGGTGCTGGTCATTCCGCCCCGCGGCCGTGCTGAGCCGCTGCTGTCGGCGCTCCTGCTGTTGCTGTGCACGGGTGTCTTTGTCCTGCTCGCCGACCTCGGCGACCTGCAGAATGACCGGTTGCGACTGGCCGCGCTGGGTGTGGTGCTGCTCATTGTGTGGCTGCGCTTCGCCGGATATGTCCAGCTTTCTGTGCTGCAGCGGACCTTCGAGGTGCCGATCGCGCGCAACCACGGGGTGGGCTACCTCCGGTCGGCGTTCGTGGGCGGGGCCTTTGCGCTGGGGTGGACCCCGTGCGTCGGACCGATCCTCGGCTCCATCCTGACCCTCGCAGCCACCTCAGGCGAAGCGCTGCGGGGGACCTATCTGCTAACCTGGTACGCGGCCGGGCTGGCCGTGCCCTTCCTGATGGCCGGCCTCGCTGTCTCGGATGCGCAGCGGGTGATCCGGCGCATCCAGCGGTTCGGCCCGATCATCGAAATCGTCAGCGGCATGGCCCTGATCGTGGTCGGTGTCCTGCTGGTCAGCGGTCGGCTGACGGCACTCAACGA
- a CDS encoding cyclase family protein — protein sequence MAHDDALPTFDQLPAVEGAPPKSAWWLFGKDDQVGLFNLQTPERIARAARLIQRGVMFPLNWNMELPNPPLFNRGAVRQTIFGGAIHHDDVLDNFYPQASSQWDTLVHVGNSQHGFYNGIRKEEVTGRPGSKGGIDHWARRGIAGRAVLLDIGRFLGSRGDPIDFASDRRFTVDDLEACRAAQGVTFETGDVLLLRTGWTEWYEGLDERARAALANMATFRAPGITAGEEMAAYLWNLHICAIASDLPSVEAWPPRREHGGFLHEWLLGMFGMAIGELWDLSRLAADCAADGRYEAFLVSAPLNKTGGIGSPPNAIALK from the coding sequence ATGGCACACGATGATGCACTTCCGACATTTGACCAGCTCCCGGCGGTCGAAGGCGCGCCGCCGAAGTCAGCGTGGTGGCTCTTCGGCAAAGACGACCAGGTCGGGCTCTTCAACCTCCAGACGCCTGAGCGCATTGCGAGGGCGGCCCGGCTAATTCAGCGCGGGGTGATGTTCCCCCTGAACTGGAACATGGAGCTCCCGAACCCGCCGCTCTTCAATCGTGGGGCGGTCCGCCAGACCATCTTCGGCGGCGCCATCCACCACGACGACGTCCTCGACAACTTCTATCCGCAGGCGAGCAGCCAGTGGGACACGCTGGTGCACGTGGGGAACTCGCAGCACGGGTTTTACAACGGCATCCGCAAGGAGGAGGTCACCGGCCGCCCGGGCTCGAAAGGCGGCATCGACCACTGGGCCCGCCGGGGGATTGCGGGCCGCGCTGTTCTCCTCGACATCGGGCGGTTCCTCGGCTCCCGCGGTGACCCCATCGACTTCGCCAGTGACCGGCGTTTCACAGTGGACGACCTGGAAGCGTGCCGGGCTGCCCAGGGCGTCACGTTCGAAACCGGTGATGTGCTCCTGCTCCGGACCGGGTGGACCGAATGGTACGAGGGACTGGATGAGCGCGCCCGGGCGGCACTGGCCAACATGGCCACCTTCCGGGCGCCCGGCATCACGGCGGGCGAGGAAATGGCCGCGTATCTCTGGAACCTGCACATCTGCGCAATCGCCAGCGACCTCCCGTCGGTCGAAGCGTGGCCGCCGCGGCGTGAGCACGGCGGCTTCCTCCACGAGTGGCTCCTCGGGATGTTCGGGATGGCCATCGGGGAGCTGTGGGACCTCTCGCGGCTGGCGGCCGATTGCGCCGCCGACGGGCGTTACGAGGCCTTCCTCGTTTCGGCGCCGCTCAACAAAACGGGCGGCATCGGGTCTCCACCGAACGCTATCGCGCTGAAATAA